One genomic region from Pempheris klunzingeri isolate RE-2024b chromosome 4, fPemKlu1.hap1, whole genome shotgun sequence encodes:
- the aamdc gene encoding mth938 domain-containing protein produces MSSPEIASLSWGHMKVKGCSSSYKDCKVWPGGSRAWDWRETGTDHFPGVQPADLEEVLKKGIDLLVIGRGMSEALQVPSSTLDFVKQKGVDVTVLQTEKAVAEYNKLANQGAKVGGVFHSTC; encoded by the exons ATGTCCTCTCCAGAGATCGCCTCTCTCTCCTGGGGCCACATGAAGGTGAAGGGATGCTCCTCCAGCTACAAGGACTGTAAAGTCTGGCCTGGAGGTAGCCGGGCCTGGGACTGGAGAGAGACCGGGACTGAT CATTTCCCAGGAGTACAGCCTGCTGATCTGGAGGAGGTGCTGAAGAAGGGAATAGACTTGCTGGTCATTGGCAGAGGCATGAGTGAAGCTCTGCAG GTTCCTTCCTCCACTCTGGACTTTGTAAAGCAGAAAGGTGTCGATGTCACAGTCCTGCAGACGGAGAAGGCTGTCGCTGAATACAACAAACTGGCTAACCAGGGCGCCAAGGTGGGAGGAGTCTTCCACTCCACCTGTTGA